A genomic stretch from Theobroma cacao cultivar B97-61/B2 chromosome 4, Criollo_cocoa_genome_V2, whole genome shotgun sequence includes:
- the LOC108661508 gene encoding protein SPIRAL1-like 3 — protein sequence MGRGVSAGGGQSSLGYLFGTGESGSNAQGTANRGQAAENEPYQKPASSSPPIDKQIPAGIHGNLTNNYFRADGQNCGNFITDRPSTKVHAAPGGGSSLGYLFGGGGGN from the exons ATGGGTCGTGGAGTCAGTGCTGGTGGTGGACAGAGTTCTTTAGGCTACCTATTTGGAACTGGAGAGAGTGGAAGTAATGCCCAGGGTACTGCAAACCGTGGGCAAGCTGCAGAAAATGAGCCTTATCAGAAGCCTGCTTCATCTTCTCCACCAATTGATAAGCAGATTCCAGCAGGCATTCATGGAAATCTTACTAACAATTACTTCAGGGCAGATGGGCAGAATTGCGGTAACTTTATCACG GACCGACCATCAACCAAGGTTCATGCTGCCCCAGGTGGTGGATCTTCTCTGGGTTACCTCTTTGGTGGTGGCGGGGGCAACTAA
- the LOC18601679 gene encoding eukaryotic translation initiation factor 3 subunit M gives MATVVPTSEEDPALTVVRFTAELAWADAGPEVAEPQVTRLCLEAQECMVMGRWLDLASLMLTSADLVFSKVSDKDLECIFTVICNLVSKLDNPDEEFEVAKLISTKITQQPNDKPVMRLKILFNLYNLLEGPDSRFFVYMQALNLSLNGKVTDPIIPSFKKIDSFLKEWNIGVKDQRNLFLTVANVLKENKSSAKDSFKFLTKYLATFSGEDSYSMSEAKEEAVRTVIEFVKAPDMFQCDLLDMPAVGQLEKDAKYALVYQLLKIFLTQQLDAYLEFQAANSTLLKSYGLVHEDCITKMRLMSLVDLGCNESGQIPYALIKDTLRINDDEVELWVVKAITAKLIDCKMDQMNHVVVVNCCTERIFGQHQWQSLRSKLATWRGNVASLISTIKANKVVEEGSQAMQGMAIR, from the exons ATGGCAACCGTCGTTCCAACCTCCGAAGAAGATCCCGCGCTCACCGTCGTCCGATTCACTGCCGAACTCGCTTGGGCCGATGCTGGTCCCGAG GTAGCGGAGCCGCAAGTGACGAGGCTTTGTCTGGAAGCGCAAGAGTGTATGGTGATGGGGAGATGGTTGGATTTGGCTTCTTTAATGCTTACCTCTGCTGATTTAGTCTTTTCCAAGGTCTCCGATAAAG ATCTTGAGTGTATCTTCACTGTAATCTGCAATCTTGTCTCGAAGCTTGACAATCCAGATGAAGAATTTGAGGTGGCGAAACTCATATCCACAAAAATCACTCAACAACCAAATGACAAGCCTGTGATGCGTTTAAAGAT CTTGTTTAATCTCTATAATTTGTTGGAGGGCCCAGATAGCCGGTTCTTTGTATACATGCAAGCATTAAATTTGTCATTGAATGGGAAAGTCACTGATCCTATCATACCATCTTTCAAAAAGATTGATAGTTTCTTGAAAGAATGGAATATTGGGGTCAAGGATCAAAGGAACCTCTTCCTTACTGTTGCAAACGTactgaaagaaaataaaag CTCTGCAAAGGATTCTTTCAAATTCTTGACCAAGTATTTGGCAACTTTCTCTGGTGAGGACTCATACTCCATGAGTGAAGCCAAGGAGGAAGCTGTGCGCACAGTCATAGAATTTGTGAAGGCACCTGACATGTTTCAG TGTGATCTGTTAGATATGCCTGCTGTAGGGCAATTGGAAAAGGATGCTAAATATGCATTGGTCTATCAGCTTTTGAAGATCTTTCTGACTCAGCAGTTGGATGCCTACTTGGAATTTCAGGCTGCAAATTCTACCTTACTGAAAAGTTATG GTCTTGTTCATGAAGATTGTATAACAAAGATGAGGTTGATGTCATTGGTTGATCTTGGCTGTAATGAATCTGGACAAATCCCATATGCCCTCATCAAGGATACTCTTCGA ATCAATGATGATGAGGTGGAATTGTGGGTTGTTAAGGCCATAACTGCTAAGTTAATTGACTGTAAAATGGATCAGATGAATCACGTTGTGGTTGTGAA CTGCTGCACTGAGCGCATTTTTGGACAGCATCAGTGGCAGTCTCTTCGATCAAAACTAGCTACATGGAGG GGTAATGTTGCCAGTCTCATCAGCACCATTAAAGCAAACAAGGTTGTTGAAGAAGGCTCACAGGCAATGCAAGGGATGGCTATTCGTTAA